AATCAAGGTCTTTGAAGACTTCCTTGGCATAGGCAAGTTCTTCTCTGATTCTTTCCTTGTCAAAATACTTGCTTTCTCCAACAATGCCCATGGTTTTGGTCCTCTCAGCCCTGATGTTGGATAATTTATCAGGATCAATTACAAGACCAATTACCCTGTCAGGGTCAACCTCAAAGAGTTCCTGAGGTAGTTTGGATTCTGGGACTAGGGGTAGGTTTGCTACCTTGAAATTTTTGGTGGCAAGTATCATGGTTGTAGGTGTCTTTGATGTTCTAGATACGCCAACAAGGACAATATCTGATTCCAAAAATCCCCTCGGATCCTTGCCGTCATCGTATTTTATAGCAAATTCTATGGCGTCAATCATCTTGAAATAGCCCCTAGAGAGGGTCCTTGTAAGGCCAGCCTCTCTGATGGCTTTTTTGCCAGTTAATTGCTCAAACTTGTTGATTCCATAGGAAAGAATATCGAGTACAGTTATGTCTGCTTTCTTTGCCCTATCCCTTAAATGAAGGGCCAAATCCTTGTTTGCAACTGTCATAACTATCACAGAATCATCATCGAGGTCGTCCATGATTTCGTCGATTTCTTCTTTGGTTTTTATATCCGGTTTTCTTATTACCCTTGTTTCTAGGTCTGGAAATTGGCTAGTAACAGATTTCATATAATTGATCGCAGTTTCTCCTGTCGAATCACTTATAATTACAATCGTCAAACAATCGTCCATCAATTCCTCCTATCTTACTATTTCAGAAATATCAAATACTAAATCCATTCTCCTCTTTAGAGAATTTAACATGGCTAGTCTGTTGTTTTTAACTTCCTCATTATCTACATTTATCATTGTATTATCTAGGTAGTCATTGCCTACGAGGCTGGTTTTTTGGATATTTTCTAGCTCTTTTTTATAGTCGTCACTGCTTGCAAGGCCTAGGTCTTCAAGACTAGAAATTTCCTCAAAGAACTTTCTTTCAAGGTCTGTTTCAAGAAGGTCTTGTCTTATTTCTGTCACTTGGCTATCTTTGGCGAGATTTTTTATCCTAATTAGGTAAGAAAGTGAATCGTCACTTTCTTCTATAAATTCACTTACAGCCTTAACTTTTTCGGTCATTTTTAAAATATTTGTAAAGTCTGTATTTATTACTGAGTTTACTATATCATACCTATATCCATCATCTAAAAGCTTATTTTTGAGCCTATCTTTGATGAAGGTTAGACTTTCGTCCATGGTTTTGTCATAGTCAAAGGCTAGGGCGTTGGTTTCTGTATAAACCAAGAGGGCCTCAGCTATTAGCTTTTTGATGTCTACGTCAATGCCATTTTCTAGGATAATGTTGATTATACCTAGGGCCGCCCTTCTTAGACCGAATGGATCACGGCTACCTGTGACGTAATTTTCTATGGCATAAAGACCAACTATATTGTCCATCTTATCTGCTATGGCAAGGAGGATTCCTGCTACAGATTTTGGAGTCTCTGAGTTTTGGTTCTTTGGTAGGTATTGTTCCTTGATGGCTGTGGCAACTCTTTGGTTTTCTCCAGATTTTAGGGCATAGATTGCACCCATAGTTCCCTGAAGCTCGGTAAATTCTACTACCATCCTTGTAACAAGGTCTGCCTTTGCTAGGTAGGCTGCTCTTTTTGCATCTTCTGCTATATCGTCACCTAGGTTTAGTTCTTTTTGATAGCGGCCTACAAGGTCCACAAGCCTCTTGGTTTTTTGGCCCATATTACCAAGGCCTTCAAAAAATACAAGACTATCAAGGTCTTTGACATAGGATTCAAGCTTAGTTTCAACATCTAGGTTGTAGAAGAATTTAGCATCTTCTAGCCTTGCAACTAGGACTTTTTTGTTGCCCTCAATTACATTTTGACTTTCGTAGTCATCCCCATTTCTAACTAGGCAGAAATATGGGAGGAGCTTTTTCTTATCGTCAAGGATTGGGAAGTACCTTTGGTGGTCCTTCATTGGAGTTGTGATTACTTCCCTAGGAAGTTCTAGGTAAGAGTGATCAATTTCACCAACTAGGACTGTTGGGTATTCAACTATATTTACTACCTCATCTAGGAGGTCTTCGTCTTTCATGTATTCTCCTCCAACCTGGCTTGATAGGGAGTTTAGGCCTTTAAGTATTATATCTCTCCTGTCCTTACCCCTTAGGATGACGTAGTTTTCCTTTAATTTTCCTTCGTAATCAGAAATTTTGTCGATAAGAATCTTATCAGAGCCAAGTGTCCTGTGGCCCTTTGTGATATTGCCGACTTCGATGCCTTCAGCATCAAAAGATAAGATTTTATCGTCAAGTAGGGATACAAACCACCTAATTGGTCTGGCCCATCTGATTGATTTTCCGCCCCATCTCATTGATCTTGGGAAGGAAATTGACTTTACTAATTCATAGACATTTTCTTTTAGGAGGTCTTCTAGGGATTTAGATTCTTCCTTTTTTTCTACAAAGATATAGTCTTCGCCTTTTTGTTCTTTGACAATCACATCTTCGAGGCTTGCCTTTTGGCCTTTTAAGAAACCAAGAAGGGCTTTGGATGGATTGCCGTCCGCATCATAGGCGATTTTTACACTTGGTCCTCTAACAGAGATGACTTCTGCTTGGGCCGCTTCTGCTACATTTTTTAGAAGAACCATAAATCTTCTTGGTGTAGATTCGATTTCGATTTCTTCATAAGATAATTTATTTTCAGATAAAAGTTTTTCAAACT
This genomic window from Anaerococcus murdochii contains:
- a CDS encoding pyruvate, water dikinase regulatory protein; its protein translation is MDDCLTIVIISDSTGETAINYMKSVTSQFPDLETRVIRKPDIKTKEEIDEIMDDLDDDSVIVMTVANKDLALHLRDRAKKADITVLDILSYGINKFEQLTGKKAIREAGLTRTLSRGYFKMIDAIEFAIKYDDGKDPRGFLESDIVLVGVSRTSKTPTTMILATKNFKVANLPLVPESKLPQELFEVDPDRVIGLVIDPDKLSNIRAERTKTMGIVGESKYFDKERIREELAYAKEVFKDLDCKVIDVTENTIEQTATEIVQYYFEKFPEEREEKS
- the glyS gene encoding glycine--tRNA ligase subunit beta, producing MHNYLLEIGVEEIPSDYVKSTKTQLREKFEKLLSENKLSYEEIEIESTPRRFMVLLKNVAEAAQAEVISVRGPSVKIAYDADGNPSKALLGFLKGQKASLEDVIVKEQKGEDYIFVEKKEESKSLEDLLKENVYELVKSISFPRSMRWGGKSIRWARPIRWFVSLLDDKILSFDAEGIEVGNITKGHRTLGSDKILIDKISDYEGKLKENYVILRGKDRRDIILKGLNSLSSQVGGEYMKDEDLLDEVVNIVEYPTVLVGEIDHSYLELPREVITTPMKDHQRYFPILDDKKKLLPYFCLVRNGDDYESQNVIEGNKKVLVARLEDAKFFYNLDVETKLESYVKDLDSLVFFEGLGNMGQKTKRLVDLVGRYQKELNLGDDIAEDAKRAAYLAKADLVTRMVVEFTELQGTMGAIYALKSGENQRVATAIKEQYLPKNQNSETPKSVAGILLAIADKMDNIVGLYAIENYVTGSRDPFGLRRAALGIINIILENGIDVDIKKLIAEALLVYTETNALAFDYDKTMDESLTFIKDRLKNKLLDDGYRYDIVNSVINTDFTNILKMTEKVKAVSEFIEESDDSLSYLIRIKNLAKDSQVTEIRQDLLETDLERKFFEEISSLEDLGLASSDDYKKELENIQKTSLVGNDYLDNTMINVDNEEVKNNRLAMLNSLKRRMDLVFDISEIVR